A genomic region of Oceaniferula marina contains the following coding sequences:
- a CDS encoding glycosyl hydrolase family 95 catalytic domain-containing protein — protein MMMNMKESMTVAALAALTGMICPKLSASDADHVLYFDSPASKWENGGLPIGNGSLGGVVMGDVDRAVMQFNVDSLWTGNENKAGKYNKTGKGDVFGAYQNFGFLIFEQGRSAKAGVKLSSPRAAEGFRKAVDSSSSETVAQSVDGNLGSKWCVIHHGSKMAWQVDLGEKTALDAYSFTSANDVPSRDPAHWMFEGSDDGKTWKMLDKKVDVAPMPKRGLKVGFKLDRPVKYRHYRFVFAPRKGVEHFQVAEISLDGVSLSAQPSVPAGYRRQLDIARAVHTTSWQSGGVNFQREAIASQPGQVIVWRISADQPGQIGGLVKLEGAHKGMETVSVTGSGLKLRGQLPNQLQYEARVQVRAKGGVVKKGADGVEVRGADEVLLFLAADTNYVMDRAKGWMQGDPADRVAPRLKASAGKEWPALLAEHEQDYTSFYHRASLDLGKSDAALASKPINQRIQRYRDQAKALPRPCLDPELEAMLFNYGRYLLISSSREGTLPANLQGIWCNSNAPAWCSDFHSNINLQMNYWLAETTNLPELSRPLFDLLTSGVPVYREHTALHYGGDTQGFVTRMSINPFGGTGWNWNIEGTAWLSQHYWEHYQFSKDESFLEKSAWPWMRGVSLFWLPRLKELPDGSLVVPNAWSHEHGPHEDGTAHAQQLMWDLFSSTLKAAEVLDRDPELQKRLKTALGKLYGPKIGSWGQLMEWMGEKDLEKGNHRHTSHLFAVHPGSQITLAQQPKLAEAARVSLTKRGEVGDSRRSWTWAWRTALWSRLGQAERAHGCVAGLLAYNTLDNLWTTHPPFQIDGNLGIPAGMAEMFLQSHAGEIALLPALPKAYPKGSVKGLRARGEVIVDIEWKNGRLRQATLKSPIVQTVKVRVPGEKGLREIKLFPGKLATVVPR, from the coding sequence ATGATGATGAACATGAAAGAATCGATGACCGTGGCTGCTCTTGCCGCCTTAACAGGAATGATCTGCCCAAAGCTGTCGGCCTCGGATGCTGATCATGTCCTGTATTTTGACTCCCCAGCGAGCAAGTGGGAGAATGGGGGATTGCCGATTGGCAATGGCTCATTGGGCGGCGTGGTGATGGGCGATGTGGACCGTGCCGTGATGCAGTTCAATGTCGACTCTCTCTGGACGGGGAACGAAAATAAAGCGGGGAAATACAATAAAACGGGCAAGGGGGATGTGTTTGGAGCCTATCAGAATTTTGGGTTTTTAATTTTTGAACAGGGACGCTCGGCCAAGGCTGGCGTTAAGTTGAGCTCTCCCAGGGCAGCTGAGGGTTTTCGTAAAGCGGTCGATTCATCGTCGTCAGAGACGGTGGCGCAATCGGTTGACGGCAATCTTGGCAGCAAATGGTGTGTGATTCATCATGGGAGCAAGATGGCCTGGCAAGTGGATTTAGGAGAAAAAACGGCCCTTGATGCCTACTCCTTTACCAGTGCGAATGATGTGCCATCACGCGATCCGGCTCATTGGATGTTCGAGGGCTCCGATGATGGAAAAACGTGGAAGATGCTGGATAAAAAGGTGGACGTTGCGCCGATGCCTAAACGGGGGCTGAAGGTTGGTTTCAAACTCGACCGTCCGGTAAAATACCGGCATTACCGATTTGTTTTTGCGCCGAGGAAAGGTGTGGAGCATTTTCAGGTGGCTGAGATTTCCCTTGATGGGGTCTCTCTCTCTGCTCAGCCGTCGGTGCCGGCGGGGTACCGGCGTCAGCTTGATATTGCCCGTGCGGTGCATACCACATCGTGGCAGAGCGGGGGTGTCAATTTCCAGCGCGAGGCGATTGCCAGCCAACCGGGGCAGGTAATCGTCTGGCGGATATCGGCTGATCAGCCGGGTCAGATTGGAGGTCTTGTCAAATTGGAGGGGGCGCACAAGGGGATGGAAACCGTTTCGGTGACAGGGAGTGGTCTGAAGTTGCGTGGGCAACTACCGAATCAACTTCAATATGAAGCTCGCGTACAGGTCAGAGCCAAAGGTGGTGTGGTTAAGAAGGGGGCTGATGGCGTGGAAGTGCGTGGAGCGGATGAGGTATTATTGTTTTTAGCTGCGGATACGAACTATGTGATGGACCGGGCCAAAGGATGGATGCAGGGTGATCCTGCAGATCGAGTGGCCCCCCGCTTGAAGGCGTCTGCCGGTAAAGAGTGGCCAGCCTTGTTGGCAGAGCACGAGCAGGATTATACCTCGTTTTATCATCGAGCTTCTCTGGATTTGGGGAAAAGTGATGCCGCCCTTGCCTCCAAGCCGATCAACCAAAGGATCCAGCGATATCGGGATCAAGCGAAAGCCTTGCCCCGCCCTTGTCTTGACCCGGAGTTGGAGGCCATGTTGTTTAACTACGGGCGTTACCTCTTGATTTCGAGTTCCCGTGAGGGGACCCTGCCGGCGAACTTGCAGGGGATCTGGTGTAACAGTAACGCTCCGGCATGGTGCAGTGATTTTCATTCGAACATCAACTTGCAGATGAACTACTGGTTGGCGGAAACCACCAACCTACCTGAATTGTCTCGTCCTCTGTTTGATTTACTGACATCGGGTGTTCCGGTTTACCGGGAGCACACGGCCTTGCATTACGGTGGCGATACCCAGGGATTTGTCACCCGGATGAGCATCAACCCATTTGGGGGAACCGGATGGAATTGGAATATCGAAGGAACTGCTTGGTTGTCTCAGCATTACTGGGAGCATTATCAGTTTTCCAAGGATGAATCGTTTCTTGAAAAATCCGCCTGGCCGTGGATGCGGGGTGTCAGTCTGTTTTGGCTGCCCCGCCTGAAAGAGTTGCCTGATGGTAGTCTGGTGGTGCCGAATGCCTGGTCCCATGAGCATGGCCCCCATGAGGATGGTACGGCACATGCCCAGCAATTGATGTGGGATCTGTTCAGCAGCACCTTGAAGGCTGCCGAGGTCTTGGACCGTGATCCCGAGCTGCAGAAGCGGTTGAAGACGGCCCTAGGCAAACTCTATGGACCGAAAATTGGAAGTTGGGGGCAGTTGATGGAATGGATGGGCGAAAAGGATTTGGAAAAAGGAAACCACCGGCACACGAGTCACTTGTTTGCCGTCCATCCAGGGAGCCAAATCACCTTGGCTCAACAGCCGAAGCTAGCGGAAGCCGCTCGTGTTTCATTAACCAAGCGCGGGGAAGTTGGCGACAGTCGCCGGTCCTGGACCTGGGCGTGGAGGACGGCTCTATGGAGCCGGCTCGGCCAAGCTGAGCGTGCCCATGGCTGTGTTGCTGGTTTGTTGGCTTACAACACCCTCGACAACCTTTGGACAACGCACCCTCCATTTCAGATTGATGGAAATCTGGGCATCCCGGCTGGCATGGCCGAAATGTTTTTGCAGAGTCATGCCGGGGAAATCGCATTGTTGCCGGCCTTACCCAAGGCTTACCCCAAAGGCTCGGTCAAGGGGCTTCGTGCCCGGGGTGAGGTCATCGTTGACATTGAATGGAAAAATGGAAGGTTGCGGCAAGCCACACTGAAATCGCCGATTGTGCAGACCGTGAAGGTGCGTGTGCCCGGTGAAAAAGGGCTTCGGGAAATCAAGCTGTTTCCAGGCAAGCTTGCGACTGTTGTGCCTCGTTAA
- a CDS encoding choice-of-anchor E domain-containing protein has protein sequence MKQMIPMFAVSAMSLSVASAASYTVTASPNPVTGEITTLTDTPAIFASFDSSLGTLTEVRVKVTARESAHVTIENNTESAVTAQVTLNGDVSAYVDVNSNGTNDDAFGAEASLDQASGDIALEATDNGGVANNIGVDFWSDDIISAYESNESSSSLSSDLAYFVGDGISTRTAFVNAGGSWGASGASNATFQVTNHEGEAIVEVTYIYAVPEPSSFILAGLGSLAFIFRRRRS, from the coding sequence ATGAAACAGATGATCCCCATGTTTGCGGTCAGTGCGATGTCACTTTCCGTTGCCTCTGCTGCGAGTTACACCGTGACAGCGAGTCCCAACCCAGTGACTGGTGAAATTACAACCCTGACCGATACTCCCGCAATATTTGCAAGTTTTGATTCGTCCTTAGGCACCTTGACGGAAGTTCGGGTGAAAGTAACGGCTCGCGAGAGTGCTCACGTCACGATTGAAAACAACACCGAGAGTGCTGTAACGGCACAGGTTACATTGAATGGTGATGTCTCGGCGTATGTTGATGTGAATAGCAACGGGACGAATGATGACGCTTTTGGTGCTGAAGCTTCTTTGGATCAGGCATCTGGGGATATCGCATTGGAAGCTACAGACAATGGTGGGGTTGCCAATAATATAGGTGTTGATTTCTGGTCTGACGATATCATCTCGGCTTATGAAAGTAATGAGTCTTCCAGTTCTCTTTCCAGCGATCTTGCGTATTTCGTAGGTGATGGGATCTCAACTCGCACGGCCTTTGTGAATGCCGGTGGAAGTTGGGGAGCCTCAGGGGCGAGTAATGCAACGTTTCAAGTGACTAACCATGAAGGGGAGGCGATTGTCGAGGTAACCTACATTTATGCAGTTCCTGAGCCTTCGTCCTTTATCTTGGCCGGGCTTGGTTCTTTGGCTTTCATCTTCAGAAGAAGGCGTTCCTAA
- a CDS encoding aspartate aminotransferase family protein encodes MSYLLPTYANFPLTLVRGEGTRVWDENGTDYLDFCAGIATCSIGHCHPSLSEAIAKQASTLMHCSNLYQIPQQKELARTLVEDFVQTPGKIFFGNSGAEANDGMIKTARRYGHARPQADGSPRYEVITFKQSFHGRTLGSMAATAQTKIQQGFDPMLPGFRYCPFNDLDALRSCISETTVGIMLEPIQGEGGVHEARPEFLRGLAELCQQHDLLLMFDEIQCGLGRTGSLMGWQAICPELQPDTISWAKGLGGGFPIGAFYVSDRIIDQNGTELSSLMGPGSHGSTYGGNPLACAAALAVLEEIRNSQLADHAKQQEQQIRDIILSWNHPVILEIRGKGLLLGIALDPEQLEAPTLCQTLMSEGLLTVPAGPNTLRLLPPLNVSSEEINEALKILKNTLDSLCKN; translated from the coding sequence ATGTCCTACCTATTACCAACCTATGCCAATTTCCCTCTCACCCTGGTCCGCGGCGAAGGAACCCGAGTATGGGACGAAAACGGCACAGACTACCTCGATTTTTGTGCCGGTATTGCCACCTGCAGCATTGGCCATTGCCATCCCAGCCTGAGCGAAGCCATCGCCAAGCAGGCCTCCACCTTGATGCACTGTTCAAACCTCTACCAGATCCCGCAGCAAAAGGAACTGGCTCGCACACTGGTGGAAGACTTTGTCCAAACCCCGGGTAAGATCTTTTTCGGTAATTCAGGAGCTGAAGCCAACGACGGTATGATCAAAACCGCCCGTCGCTATGGCCACGCCCGTCCCCAGGCCGATGGTTCCCCCCGCTACGAGGTCATCACCTTCAAGCAATCCTTCCACGGCCGGACCCTCGGCTCGATGGCGGCCACGGCCCAAACCAAGATCCAGCAAGGGTTCGATCCTATGTTACCCGGCTTCCGCTATTGCCCGTTCAACGATCTGGATGCCCTCCGCTCCTGCATCAGTGAAACAACGGTCGGCATCATGCTCGAACCCATCCAGGGTGAAGGTGGCGTCCATGAAGCCCGGCCCGAGTTTCTCCGAGGCCTCGCCGAGCTTTGCCAGCAACATGACCTGCTGCTGATGTTCGATGAAATCCAATGCGGTCTTGGCCGGACCGGCAGCCTGATGGGCTGGCAGGCCATCTGCCCTGAGTTGCAGCCCGACACCATTTCCTGGGCCAAAGGTCTGGGTGGTGGCTTTCCAATCGGGGCATTCTACGTCAGCGACCGCATCATCGATCAGAACGGCACCGAACTATCCTCGCTGATGGGCCCGGGCTCTCACGGGTCCACCTATGGTGGCAACCCACTCGCATGCGCCGCCGCCTTGGCGGTGCTTGAAGAAATTCGGAACTCGCAACTTGCCGATCACGCCAAACAGCAGGAACAACAGATCCGGGACATCATTCTTTCCTGGAACCACCCCGTGATTCTCGAAATCAGAGGAAAAGGTCTGCTTCTCGGCATCGCCCTCGACCCCGAACAGCTCGAGGCACCAACCCTTTGCCAGACCCTCATGAGTGAGGGTCTCCTGACGGTCCCAGCAGGGCCCAACACCCTGCGCCTGCTCCCCCCCCTGAATGTCAGTAGCGAGGAAATCAACGAAGCCCTGAAAATATTGAAAAACACCCTCGATTCGCTCTGTAAAAACTGA
- the argF gene encoding ornithine carbamoyltransferase: MTHFLSIEELSAKRINRLIDLAIELKAERKNGGHKKLPLKGQTWAMIFTKSSTRTRVSFEVGVRELGGSIMFLSSNDIQLGRGEPIKDTARVLGRMVHGAIIRTFDQQDVVDFANYSAIPTINALTDDAHPCQILADLLTIKERLGGWEGKKVAFVGDGFNNMSRSWMWAAKELGFELCIAAPQGCLPTEQYVERLQAPNVSITTDPIEAVKDAQVINTDVWLSMGEEGQKEKEKLFGDYQVNQELLQHACASHIVLHCLPAYRGKEITERVLEAHADSIFQQAENRLHAQKAVLCRLADGGQTFRGMFG; encoded by the coding sequence ATGACTCATTTTCTTTCCATCGAAGAACTCTCCGCAAAACGCATCAATCGACTGATTGATCTGGCCATTGAACTCAAGGCCGAACGCAAAAACGGAGGCCATAAAAAGCTCCCGCTCAAAGGGCAAACCTGGGCGATGATTTTCACCAAATCATCCACCCGGACCCGCGTTTCTTTCGAGGTCGGAGTGCGAGAGCTCGGGGGCTCGATCATGTTTCTCTCATCGAACGACATCCAACTGGGACGAGGAGAACCGATCAAGGACACCGCCCGCGTTCTCGGTCGCATGGTTCACGGAGCGATCATCCGCACCTTCGACCAGCAGGATGTGGTCGATTTTGCCAACTACTCTGCCATCCCCACCATCAACGCTCTGACCGACGATGCCCACCCCTGCCAAATTCTTGCGGATCTGCTCACCATCAAAGAGCGCCTCGGAGGATGGGAAGGGAAAAAAGTGGCCTTTGTCGGTGACGGATTCAACAACATGTCCCGCTCATGGATGTGGGCTGCCAAAGAACTGGGATTCGAATTGTGCATCGCAGCGCCCCAAGGCTGCCTCCCTACAGAACAATACGTTGAACGTCTTCAAGCACCCAATGTCAGTATCACGACTGACCCTATTGAAGCCGTCAAGGATGCCCAAGTCATCAATACCGATGTCTGGCTATCCATGGGAGAAGAAGGGCAAAAAGAAAAAGAAAAACTTTTTGGAGACTACCAAGTCAACCAGGAACTACTCCAACACGCCTGCGCTTCTCATATCGTCCTCCACTGTCTACCAGCCTATCGGGGCAAGGAAATCACCGAACGTGTGCTCGAAGCTCACGCCGACAGCATTTTCCAACAAGCTGAAAATCGACTCCACGCACAGAAAGCGGTTCTCTGCCGACTCGCTGATGGAGGCCAGACGTTTCGTGGGATGTTCGGCTAA
- a CDS encoding RNA polymerase sigma factor translates to MDHTRYTLIERLKDQDDQAAWETFTQNYEGYIYTVLIRLGIRADDASDLRQDILLKLWKQLPEFEYQAEKGSFRSWLCTVIRNTAYSYFSSRKNEQKRIDSYFQSHDDSPSGSPQLDQLMDHEWKTYITNRAMQNLRASFNQQSITIFERSLDGESVESLAREFELQENTVYRIKNRVKERLIVQINRMRKELE, encoded by the coding sequence ATGGATCACACCCGCTACACTCTGATTGAGCGCCTCAAGGATCAAGACGACCAAGCGGCATGGGAGACCTTTACCCAAAACTACGAAGGCTACATCTACACTGTGCTGATCCGTTTGGGCATCCGTGCAGATGACGCCTCGGACCTGCGTCAGGACATATTGCTCAAACTCTGGAAACAATTACCTGAGTTTGAATACCAAGCGGAGAAAGGATCATTCCGTTCCTGGCTCTGCACCGTGATCCGCAACACCGCCTACTCCTATTTTTCTTCTCGAAAAAACGAACAAAAGAGAATCGATAGCTACTTTCAATCACACGATGACAGCCCATCCGGAAGCCCGCAATTAGACCAATTGATGGATCACGAATGGAAAACCTACATCACCAATCGGGCGATGCAGAACCTGCGGGCATCCTTTAACCAACAAAGTATCACGATCTTCGAGCGCTCACTCGATGGTGAAAGCGTCGAATCCTTGGCTCGGGAATTCGAACTTCAGGAAAACACCGTCTACCGGATCAAAAACAGAGTGAAAGAACGCCTCATTGTCCAAATCAACCGCATGAGAAAGGAGCTCGAATAG
- a CDS encoding serine/threonine-protein kinase has protein sequence MNRSVANSENNDKLLQFYDASLSQVELLSATRYSNERFIAEGAIKSVSRVTDNHCSRDVAMARIKDDVLDLEQAIDFIREIQTTSGFEHPNIIRVYDMGITEGAPWFTMELTSGKTLNDKIREAPSLPEKMEIFIQLCDAIAYAHQHDVLHLDLKPNNISLGKQGQIMLGDWGLASSIAKRPVDDLEKSQTQQGYIKGSPGFMAPEKANPEYTKHPSSDIFGLGAILYFLLTGEAPIEGANQQETLDLTRKGKIQALNRPEIPSRLTPLLSKAMASDPAERYHSAAELKREAEQYRDGFATLAESASPVTLAALFFKRNKTTCILALSSIVALLASTAYYIHSLQASEQRAIGAQAKAEHANSMTTLAMAELLNEQEARQKANEELSSILQIHSGYELDQLDFDKALQSAKQSVDSTPDNPNALYTLGFTHFVRQEFRLASNNLKQSGLNKAETLIKLSDQYASIPGPLSGNETVQLIKKLGKQRVYISLSMLHYDAKIKSNKEHCKLIHYFLKKYNKPSGRFAPPLQFHYSEKNRTANLSGNPDGILLHSKKTNLTPPVHLLSSLPVRALILDDTVSNRRRAESLKTNSKCKIIFVNPDSHRRKQPPRKKKNKTL, from the coding sequence ATGAACCGCTCAGTTGCCAATTCGGAGAACAACGACAAACTGCTTCAGTTCTATGATGCCTCACTCAGTCAGGTCGAATTATTGAGTGCCACCCGCTACAGCAATGAGAGGTTTATTGCCGAGGGGGCTATTAAATCAGTGTCCCGCGTCACGGACAATCACTGTTCCCGGGATGTCGCCATGGCCCGCATCAAGGATGATGTCCTGGACCTCGAGCAAGCAATCGACTTCATCCGGGAAATACAGACCACCTCGGGATTTGAACACCCTAACATCATCCGGGTATATGACATGGGGATCACCGAGGGAGCGCCATGGTTCACCATGGAGCTAACCAGCGGAAAAACGCTCAACGATAAGATCCGGGAGGCACCCAGCCTGCCGGAAAAAATGGAGATCTTCATCCAACTCTGCGATGCCATTGCCTACGCCCACCAGCACGATGTCCTCCACCTTGACCTCAAACCCAACAACATCAGCCTCGGCAAACAAGGGCAAATAATGTTAGGCGACTGGGGGCTCGCATCAAGTATCGCCAAACGACCAGTTGACGATTTAGAAAAAAGTCAAACGCAACAAGGCTACATCAAGGGAAGCCCCGGCTTTATGGCGCCCGAAAAAGCCAACCCGGAATACACAAAGCACCCAAGCTCTGATATTTTCGGGCTTGGAGCCATCCTCTACTTCCTACTCACCGGGGAGGCTCCGATCGAGGGGGCCAACCAACAAGAAACCCTCGATCTCACCCGGAAAGGCAAGATCCAAGCTCTCAACCGACCGGAAATCCCAAGCCGACTCACCCCGCTCCTGAGCAAAGCAATGGCGAGCGATCCCGCTGAGCGCTATCACTCCGCTGCCGAACTCAAACGGGAAGCCGAACAGTATCGGGACGGCTTTGCCACTCTGGCTGAGTCAGCCTCCCCCGTCACGTTAGCCGCCTTGTTTTTTAAACGTAACAAAACCACCTGCATCCTAGCACTCAGCTCCATCGTTGCCTTACTGGCATCCACCGCCTATTACATTCACTCCCTGCAAGCCAGTGAACAACGCGCCATCGGAGCTCAAGCTAAAGCCGAACATGCGAACAGCATGACCACTCTGGCTATGGCCGAACTTTTAAACGAACAGGAAGCCCGGCAAAAAGCGAACGAGGAGCTGTCATCGATTTTACAAATCCACAGCGGCTATGAACTCGATCAACTGGATTTCGACAAAGCCCTGCAATCAGCAAAACAATCCGTTGATTCCACCCCCGACAACCCGAACGCCCTCTACACTCTCGGCTTCACTCATTTTGTTCGGCAAGAATTTCGCCTCGCCTCGAACAACCTCAAACAAAGTGGACTGAATAAAGCCGAAACACTCATCAAGCTATCGGATCAATATGCTTCAATCCCAGGACCTTTAAGTGGAAACGAGACCGTTCAACTGATCAAAAAACTCGGCAAGCAGCGAGTCTACATCAGCCTGAGCATGCTACACTATGACGCCAAGATCAAATCCAATAAAGAACACTGTAAACTCATTCATTATTTTCTAAAAAAATACAACAAACCAAGCGGAAGATTTGCCCCTCCGCTCCAGTTTCATTACTCAGAAAAAAACCGCACGGCGAATCTATCAGGCAACCCTGACGGCATTCTTCTTCACTCAAAAAAAACCAACCTAACTCCCCCTGTTCACCTGCTCTCATCCTTACCCGTTCGCGCTCTCATTCTGGATGACACCGTCAGTAACCGCCGGCGAGCGGAGTCCCTCAAAACAAACAGCAAGTGTAAAATCATCTTTGTCAACCCTGACAGCCACCGACGCAAGCAGCCCCCCCGGAAGAAAAAGAACAAAACGTTATAA